In Brevinema andersonii, a genomic segment contains:
- a CDS encoding redox-sensing transcriptional repressor Rex: MKKKSKISELVLERLALYHRLLTKMHFKNGDIIDSETFAQYLSLDASLIRRDLSILGSIGRRGKGYETTRLIECIQDFLGKDIRKNVAVIGLGNIGKAIVRFLCSEDAPYSVNYIFDVNPELVGNSFKGIKIYHINEFTPLTSTDTIDFVILTLPVYAIQNVNNIIINSNIKGILNFAPIHLNLPQNIAYREIDVIKELDTLSGLIKHNNSK; the protein is encoded by the coding sequence ATGAAAAAAAAATCAAAAATAAGTGAGTTGGTCTTAGAACGCTTAGCATTATATCACCGCCTTTTGACTAAAATGCACTTTAAAAACGGTGATATTATTGACTCAGAAACATTTGCCCAATATTTATCACTTGATGCATCCTTAATAAGAAGAGATCTTAGTATCTTAGGGTCTATTGGTAGACGCGGCAAAGGTTATGAAACAACACGCTTAATTGAGTGTATTCAAGATTTTTTAGGAAAAGATATTCGTAAAAATGTAGCTGTTATCGGGTTGGGAAATATTGGAAAAGCTATCGTCCGATTTTTGTGTTCAGAAGATGCTCCTTACAGTGTAAACTATATTTTTGATGTTAATCCAGAATTAGTAGGAAATTCCTTCAAAGGAATAAAAATATATCATATCAATGAATTTACTCCTCTTACCTCAACTGATACTATTGACTTTGTTATCCTAACATTACCGGTATATGCCATACAAAATGTGAACAATATCATTATAAACAGTAACATCAAAGGAATTCTTAATTTTGCTCCTATTCATCTTAACCTGCCACAAAATATTGCCTATAGGGAAATCGACGTTATTAAAGAATTAGATACGTTATCAGGTCTAATAAAACATAATAACAGCAAATAA
- a CDS encoding sensor histidine kinase — protein MNDKRQKFFIKILEKLEKLEKKECVDIIKLLFEERQLWFDIIESSGLKLLIYRDHEVIYDNFSAILAEIPQLELLPKNMIITIQDIYHKERILDIKYFISGRFRIFCLQDIGIIQEQDVKMKTQNSLNALEMLAAGIAHEIKNPLSAIDIHTQVIEKKIKNEIITLPKEFFDYIGVVKKESERLLLVVDHFLSRARKQKPILEFSEVKDIIEQTIALFQIELEQKQIKIIISLDEVPRIFTVPAFLQQILSDIIRNAIDVLEFHQMEKIIKITMRENKWKNAIIISIEDSGPGISLSVKKRIFEPYYTTKKNGTGLGLTLAKKMTQEIGGDIIVKSSILGGASFCILLPISLGQKKLPWIQ, from the coding sequence ATGAATGATAAACGCCAAAAATTTTTTATTAAAATTTTGGAAAAATTAGAAAAATTAGAAAAAAAAGAGTGTGTTGATATTATAAAATTGTTGTTTGAAGAACGGCAATTATGGTTTGATATTATTGAGTCTTCTGGTTTAAAGTTGCTGATTTACAGAGATCATGAAGTTATTTATGATAATTTCAGTGCTATTCTAGCAGAGATTCCACAATTAGAATTACTACCTAAAAATATGATAATTACTATTCAAGATATTTATCATAAAGAAAGAATTTTAGATATAAAATATTTTATATCTGGAAGATTTCGAATATTCTGTCTTCAAGATATTGGAATTATTCAAGAGCAGGATGTAAAAATGAAAACACAAAATAGCCTTAATGCCTTAGAAATGCTTGCTGCTGGCATTGCTCATGAAATTAAAAATCCACTTTCTGCTATTGATATTCATACTCAAGTTATTGAAAAAAAAATAAAAAATGAAATTATAACCTTACCTAAAGAGTTTTTTGATTATATCGGCGTGGTAAAAAAAGAAAGTGAACGTTTGTTGTTGGTTGTGGATCATTTTCTGAGTAGAGCACGTAAACAAAAGCCTATTTTAGAATTTTCTGAAGTAAAAGATATTATCGAACAAACAATTGCATTGTTTCAGATAGAATTAGAGCAAAAGCAAATTAAGATTATTATTTCCTTAGATGAGGTGCCTAGAATTTTTACTGTACCTGCATTTTTACAGCAAATATTAAGTGATATCATCCGCAATGCTATTGATGTTTTGGAATTTCATCAAATGGAAAAAATCATTAAAATTACTATGAGGGAGAATAAATGGAAAAATGCTATTATTATCAGTATTGAAGATTCTGGTCCAGGGATTTCACTATCTGTGAAGAAACGTATTTTTGAACCGTATTATACAACAAAAAAAAATGGAACGGGATTGGGGTTAACATTAGCGAAAAAAATGACTCAGGAAATAGGGGGGGATATTATAGTGAAATCCAGTATTTTAGGTGGTGCTTCTTTTTGTATTTTGTTACCGATTTCATTAGGCCAGAAAAAATTACCATGGATTCAATAA
- a CDS encoding DUF192 domain-containing protein, whose product MKTALMISFLFLGQTFNIELAINPVEQATGLMYRLQWDDSFQGMLFINKAPKQVSFWMKNTYLNLIMLYLDSNFNIVELHRPVPYDSRSIVSKTSNIQYVLELNPKYEMKVIQNWHAFKVKLEEEVAIATHNVMLYR is encoded by the coding sequence ATGAAAACAGCTTTAATGATTTCATTTTTATTTTTAGGGCAGACTTTTAATATAGAGTTGGCAATCAATCCGGTCGAACAGGCAACAGGTTTAATGTACCGTCTGCAATGGGATGATTCTTTTCAGGGTATGCTTTTTATCAACAAAGCTCCTAAACAAGTATCTTTTTGGATGAAAAATACTTATTTGAATCTTATTATGCTTTATCTGGATAGTAATTTTAATATTGTCGAACTCCATCGCCCTGTTCCTTATGATTCTCGCAGTATTGTTTCAAAAACCAGTAACATTCAGTATGTTTTGGAATTAAATCCAAAATATGAAATGAAGGTTATTCAGAATTGGCATGCTTTTAAAGTCAAGCTCGAAGAGGAAGTAGCTATAGCTACTCATAATGTTATGCTTTATAGATAG
- the clpP gene encoding ATP-dependent Clp endopeptidase proteolytic subunit ClpP, with amino-acid sequence MIYHQEQNMLVPMVIEQTGRGERAYDIYSRLLKERIILLGTPINDDVANLIIAQLLFLAAEDPDKDIELYINSPGGVVTAGLAIYDTMQFIKPDVSTICMGQAASMGAFLLAAGAKGKRFSLPNSRIMIHQPSGGAQGQATDIEIQAKEILRLREMLNAMLAKNTGKSLKTIEKDVERDNFMSPEQALKYGLIDSIIEKK; translated from the coding sequence ATGATTTACCATCAAGAACAAAATATGTTAGTGCCTATGGTCATTGAACAGACAGGAAGAGGAGAACGGGCTTATGACATCTATTCTCGACTTCTTAAAGAACGAATAATTCTACTCGGAACTCCTATTAATGATGATGTTGCTAATTTAATTATAGCTCAACTGCTATTTTTAGCAGCAGAAGATCCTGATAAAGATATAGAATTATATATTAATTCTCCTGGAGGCGTTGTTACTGCTGGATTAGCTATTTACGATACCATGCAGTTTATCAAGCCAGATGTATCTACAATTTGTATGGGACAAGCAGCTTCTATGGGAGCCTTTCTACTTGCAGCCGGAGCTAAAGGCAAACGTTTTTCTCTGCCTAATTCGCGGATAATGATCCACCAGCCTAGCGGAGGCGCTCAAGGTCAGGCTACAGATATTGAGATTCAAGCTAAAGAAATTCTGAGATTACGAGAAATGCTCAATGCTATGCTGGCTAAAAATACCGGAAAAAGCCTAAAAACAATAGAAAAAGATGTAGAACGCGATAATTTTATGTCTCCCGAACAAGCCTTAAAGTATGGATTAATCGACAGCATTATCGAAAAAAAATAG